In Populus alba chromosome 1, ASM523922v2, whole genome shotgun sequence, a single window of DNA contains:
- the LOC118034033 gene encoding probable receptor-like protein kinase At1g80640, giving the protein MNVLGLLLPMWALLNTSLFFLLDARGESSPSTISASLLPKKHKPKPVFLFSSKMQAQSPGMPLVPVVEEVHHQDLNKKILIALVVASTLLGGIVLFFSCFWIYRLKKSRKCRAKSKGDDVAKRHSPTPIGDKFNLLRMVGKKGSVAVMEYQLLQAATKNFREDNVLGQGGHGCVYKARFSEKLLAAVKRFEGEAQDIGREFENELNWLTKIQHQNIISLLGYCLHGETRFLVYEMMQNGSLESQLHGPTHGSALTWHLRMKIAVDVARGLEYLHEHCNPPVVHRDLKPSNILLDSSFNAKLSDFGLAVTSGIQSKNIELSGTLGYVAPEYLLDGKLTDKSDVYAFGVVLLELLIGRKPVEQMSPDQCQSIVSWAMPQFTDRSKLPNIVDPVIKDTMDLKHLYQVAAVAVLCVQQEPSYRPLITDVLHSLIPLVPLELGGSLRLTEPVPLALPSH; this is encoded by the exons ATGAATGTTCTTGGTCTGTTATTGCCCATGTGGGCATTGTTAAATAcatctttgtttttcttgcttGATGCCAGAGGTGAGTCATCTCCTTCCACCATTTCTGCCTCTCTTCTTCCTAAGAAACATAAACCCAAACCCGtgtttctcttctcttcaaAAATGCAAGCTCAATCTCCAG GAATGCCTTTGGTTCCTGTGGTTGAAGAAGTGCACCACcaagatttgaataagaaaatccTGATAGCACTAGTTGTTGCTTCCACTCTCCTTGGTGGAATAGTGTTGTTTTTCTCATGTTTCTGGATCTACAGactgaaaaaatcaaggaaatgcAGGGCCAAAAGTAAAGGCGATG ATGTAGCTAAAAGGCATTCGCCGACTCCGATTGGGGATAAATTTAATCTCTTGAGGATGGTTGGGAAGAAGGGTTCAGTTGCAGTTATGGAATATCAGTTGTTGCAAGCAGCAACAAAAAATTTCCGGGAAGATAATGTTCTAGGACAAGGTGGTCATGGATGTGTCTATAAAGCTCGTTTCAGTGAAAAACTCCTTGCAGCTGTGAAGAGATTTGAAGGTGAAGCACAGGACATTGGAAGAGAATTTGAG AACGAGCTGAATTGGTTAACGAAAATTCAGCACcaaaacataatttctcttttaggTTACTGCCTTCATGGTGAAACAAGGTTTCTTGTGTATGAAATGATGCAGAATGGGTCTTTGGAAAGTCAATTGCATG GACCAACACATGGATCAGCATTAACATGGCATCTGCGAATGAAAATTGCTGTTGACGTTGCAAG AGGACTAGAGTATCTTCATGAGCATTGCAATCCTCCTGTTGTCCATAGAGATCTAAAGCCATCTAACATTCTTCTGGATTCGAGCTTCAATGCAAAG CTTTCAGACTTTGGCCTTGCTGTAACATCTGGGATCCAAAGCAAGAACATAGAGCTTTCAGGAACTTTAGGTTATGTAGCACCAGAGTACCTTTTGGATG GTAAACTAACTGATAAAAGTGATGTCTATGCTTTTGGAGTTGTCCTTCTGGAACTCCTGATAGGAAGAAAACCAGTGGAACAGATGTCTCCAGATCAATGTCAGTCTATAGTCTCATGG GCCATGCCTCAGTTCACTGACAGATCGAAGCTTCCAAACATTGTGGATCCTGTTATCAAAGACACTATGGATTTAAAACACTTATACCAG GTAGCTGCGGTGGCAGTATTATGTGTGCAACAAGAACCAAGTTACAGGCCATTGATAACAGATGTCCTTCACTCCCTCATCCCTCTCGTACCTCTCGAGCTTGGAGGGTCACTAAGACTTACAGAACCTGTTCCTCTTGCTCTGCCTTCGCACTGA